From a single Streptomyces liliifuscus genomic region:
- a CDS encoding discoidin domain-containing protein, with product MRPQRRRWRGIAAVLTTALLLLGLPSLTATAAAAGPNLAAGRPATASGAHAEYAARNITDGNQGTYWQSAGSSLPQWIQTDLGTTARVDEVVLRLPAGWESRNQTLSVQGSADGTSFTTLKTSASYAFSPGSANTVTVTFPAAQARYVRIDITANTGWQAAQLSELEVRESGDSSANLARGRTLTAASHHETYVPANAADGNKATYWESRNNDLPQWIQADLASSLRVDRVVLRLPDGWGARSQTLKIQGSANGTDFSDLTASKAYAFAPGDGNSVTISFDPTTTRYVRVLVTANTGQPAAQLSELEVYGPASGDTEAPGVPADLAYTEPATGQIRLTWKASEDNTGVTGYDVYANNELLTSVAGTVTTYTDSRPASATVSYFVRARDAAGNVSGNSNTVTRRGETGDTQAPTAPANLALTEPAAGQIRLAWNASSDNTGVTGYDVYANNSLLTTVAGTVTTYTDNRSASATVSYFVRAKDAAGNVSGDSNTVTRNGTSGPGSNLAVGKPITASSTVHTFVAENANDNSTSTYWEGSGHPATLTVKLGANADVTSLVLKLNPDSAWGARTQNIQVLGREQDATGYTSLVAAKDYAFSPSSGNSVTVPVTERVADVQLRFTSNTGAPAGQIAEFQVIGTAAPNPDLEVTALTASPASPVESDEITLTATVRNSGEAAAPASAVALRLGGAKVATADVGALAAGAQRTVTASIGARDAGTYQLSAVADDAGAVIEQNETNNTYTSPSSLVVRPVSSSDLVPVLTTTPSGPADGDTVTFKVALRNQGTIGSAGGAHGITVALVDFKGATVRTLTGSYDGTIAAGATTGAVTVGTWTAANGSYTVRTTVAADANELPVKRENNSATQSLFVGRGANMPFDMYEAEDGATGGGAATVGPNRTVGDLAGEASGRKAVTLNSTGEYVEFTTKAATNTLVTRFSIPDSAGGGGIDATLNVYVNGAFRKVLPLTSKYAWLYGAEAGPGNSPSAGAPRHIYDEAHLMLGETVPEGAKIRLQKDTANTSRYAIDFVSLEQVAPIANPDPAAYAVPTGFGHQDVQNALDRVRMDTTGRLTGVYLPPGDYQTSSKLQVYGKAVQVVGAGPWYTQFHAPSGQDNTDVGIRAENSAKGSSFRNFAYFGNYTSRIDGPGKVFDFANVSDIVIDNTWTEHMVCLYWGANTDRVTISDSRIRNTFADAVNMTNGSTDNHVVNNESRASGDDSFALFSAIDAGGADMKDNLYENLTSILTWRAAGIAVYGGYDNTFRNIHIADTLVYSGITISSLDFGYPMNGFGTEPTTVENVSVVRSGGHFWGSQTFPGIWLFSASKVFQGIRVNDVDIVDPTYHGIMFQTQYLGGKPVNPIKDTVLTDISITGARKSGDAYDAKSGFGLWANEMPEPEQGPAVGEVTFNGLRFNGNAVDIRNTTSTFRININP from the coding sequence ATGAGACCGCAACGCCGGAGATGGCGGGGGATTGCCGCCGTCCTCACGACCGCTCTGCTCCTGCTGGGTCTGCCGTCGCTGACCGCCACCGCGGCGGCCGCCGGGCCCAACCTCGCCGCCGGACGGCCCGCAACCGCCAGTGGCGCCCACGCCGAATACGCCGCACGCAATATCACCGACGGCAACCAGGGAACGTACTGGCAGAGCGCCGGGAGCAGCCTCCCCCAGTGGATCCAGACGGACCTGGGTACCACCGCCCGCGTGGACGAGGTGGTGCTGAGGCTGCCGGCGGGCTGGGAGAGCCGCAATCAGACCCTGTCCGTCCAGGGCAGCGCGGACGGCACGAGCTTCACCACGCTCAAGACCTCCGCGTCCTACGCCTTCAGCCCCGGCAGCGCCAACACCGTGACGGTGACCTTCCCCGCCGCCCAGGCCCGGTATGTACGGATCGACATCACCGCCAACACCGGATGGCAGGCCGCGCAGCTCTCCGAGCTGGAGGTCCGCGAGTCAGGTGACTCCTCGGCGAACCTGGCGCGCGGCCGCACGCTCACCGCCGCCAGTCACCACGAGACCTATGTGCCGGCCAACGCGGCCGACGGCAACAAGGCCACCTACTGGGAGAGCCGCAACAACGACCTGCCGCAGTGGATCCAGGCGGACCTGGCTTCCTCCCTGCGCGTCGACCGGGTGGTGCTGCGCCTGCCCGACGGCTGGGGAGCCCGCAGCCAGACCCTGAAGATCCAGGGCAGCGCCAACGGCACCGACTTCTCCGACCTGACCGCCTCCAAGGCCTACGCCTTCGCGCCGGGCGACGGCAACTCGGTCACGATCTCCTTCGACCCGACGACCACCCGGTACGTGCGGGTGCTGGTCACCGCCAACACCGGTCAGCCCGCAGCCCAGTTGTCCGAACTCGAGGTCTACGGCCCGGCGAGCGGCGACACCGAGGCGCCGGGCGTCCCCGCGGACCTCGCCTACACCGAGCCCGCCACCGGCCAGATCCGGCTGACCTGGAAGGCGTCCGAGGACAACACAGGCGTCACCGGTTACGACGTGTACGCCAACAACGAGCTGCTCACGAGCGTCGCGGGCACGGTCACCACGTACACCGACAGCCGTCCCGCGAGTGCCACGGTTTCCTACTTCGTGCGGGCCAGGGACGCCGCCGGGAACGTGTCCGGCAACAGCAACACCGTCACCCGCCGCGGCGAGACCGGCGACACCCAGGCACCCACGGCACCCGCGAACCTGGCCCTCACCGAACCGGCCGCCGGGCAGATCAGGCTCGCCTGGAACGCCTCAAGCGACAACACAGGCGTGACCGGCTACGACGTGTACGCCAACAACAGCCTGCTCACCACGGTCGCCGGTACGGTCACCACGTACACCGACAACCGCTCCGCGAGTGCCACGGTCTCCTACTTCGTGCGGGCCAAGGACGCCGCCGGGAACGTGTCCGGCGACAGCAACACCGTGACGCGCAACGGCACTTCGGGCCCCGGCTCCAACCTCGCGGTCGGCAAGCCGATCACGGCCTCCTCGACCGTGCACACCTTCGTCGCCGAGAACGCCAACGACAACAGCACCTCCACCTACTGGGAGGGCTCCGGCCACCCCGCCACCCTCACCGTGAAGCTCGGAGCCAACGCCGACGTCACCTCGCTCGTCCTCAAGCTCAACCCGGACAGCGCCTGGGGCGCCCGGACCCAGAACATCCAGGTCCTCGGCCGCGAGCAGGACGCCACCGGGTACACCAGCCTGGTCGCCGCGAAGGACTACGCCTTCAGCCCGTCGAGCGGCAACAGCGTGACGGTGCCCGTCACCGAGCGGGTGGCGGACGTGCAGTTGCGCTTCACGTCCAACACGGGCGCCCCGGCCGGGCAGATCGCCGAGTTCCAGGTGATCGGCACCGCCGCACCCAACCCGGACCTGGAGGTCACCGCGCTGACCGCCTCGCCGGCCTCACCGGTCGAGTCCGACGAGATCACCCTCACCGCCACCGTCCGCAACAGCGGCGAGGCCGCCGCACCCGCCAGCGCCGTCGCACTGCGCCTGGGCGGCGCCAAGGTCGCCACGGCGGACGTCGGCGCCCTCGCGGCCGGAGCGCAGCGGACCGTCACCGCCTCCATCGGAGCGCGGGACGCGGGCACCTACCAGCTCAGTGCCGTCGCCGACGACGCCGGTGCGGTCATCGAGCAGAACGAGACCAACAACACCTACACCAGCCCCAGTTCACTCGTCGTGCGCCCGGTCAGCAGCTCCGACCTCGTGCCGGTGCTGACCACCACACCGTCCGGCCCGGCGGACGGCGACACCGTCACCTTCAAGGTCGCCCTGCGCAACCAGGGCACCATCGGCTCGGCGGGCGGCGCGCACGGCATCACCGTCGCACTGGTCGACTTCAAGGGCGCCACCGTACGTACCCTGACCGGCTCGTACGACGGCACGATCGCGGCCGGTGCCACCACCGGCGCCGTCACGGTGGGCACCTGGACCGCCGCCAACGGCTCGTACACGGTACGTACGACCGTCGCCGCCGACGCCAACGAACTGCCGGTCAAACGGGAGAACAACAGCGCCACCCAGTCCCTGTTCGTCGGACGCGGCGCCAACATGCCCTTCGACATGTACGAGGCGGAGGACGGCGCGACCGGCGGCGGAGCGGCGACCGTCGGGCCCAACCGGACCGTCGGCGACCTCGCGGGCGAGGCGTCGGGCCGCAAGGCGGTGACCCTCAACAGCACCGGTGAGTACGTCGAGTTCACCACCAAGGCGGCCACCAACACACTGGTCACCCGCTTCTCCATCCCGGACTCCGCGGGCGGTGGCGGCATCGACGCCACCCTCAACGTCTACGTCAACGGCGCCTTCCGCAAGGTGCTGCCGCTCACCTCGAAGTACGCCTGGCTGTACGGGGCGGAGGCAGGTCCGGGCAACTCCCCGTCCGCGGGAGCCCCGCGCCACATCTACGACGAGGCGCACCTGATGCTGGGCGAGACCGTTCCGGAGGGTGCGAAGATCCGGTTGCAGAAGGACACGGCCAACACCTCCCGGTACGCGATCGACTTCGTCAGCCTGGAGCAGGTCGCGCCGATCGCCAACCCGGACCCGGCCGCGTACGCCGTCCCGACCGGTTTCGGCCACCAGGACGTGCAGAACGCCCTGGACCGGGTCCGCATGGACACCACTGGCAGGCTCACCGGCGTCTACCTCCCGCCGGGCGACTACCAGACGTCGAGCAAGCTCCAGGTGTACGGCAAGGCCGTGCAGGTGGTCGGCGCCGGGCCCTGGTACACGCAGTTCCACGCCCCGTCGGGCCAGGACAACACCGACGTCGGCATCCGGGCCGAGAACTCCGCGAAGGGTTCCTCGTTCAGGAACTTCGCCTACTTCGGCAACTACACCTCGCGCATCGACGGACCCGGCAAGGTGTTCGACTTCGCGAACGTGTCGGACATCGTCATCGACAACACCTGGACCGAGCACATGGTCTGCCTCTACTGGGGCGCCAACACCGACCGGGTGACCATCAGCGACTCGCGCATCCGCAACACGTTCGCCGACGCCGTCAACATGACCAACGGCTCGACGGACAACCACGTGGTCAACAACGAGTCCCGGGCCTCCGGCGACGACAGCTTCGCGCTGTTCTCCGCGATCGACGCGGGCGGCGCCGACATGAAGGACAACCTCTACGAGAACCTGACCTCGATCCTGACCTGGCGGGCCGCGGGCATCGCCGTCTACGGCGGCTACGACAACACCTTCCGCAACATCCACATCGCCGACACCCTGGTGTACTCGGGCATCACGATCAGCTCGCTGGACTTCGGCTATCCGATGAACGGGTTCGGCACCGAGCCGACGACCGTGGAGAACGTCTCGGTGGTCCGCTCCGGCGGCCACTTCTGGGGCAGTCAGACCTTCCCCGGAATCTGGCTGTTCTCCGCCTCGAAGGTGTTCCAGGGCATCCGGGTCAACGACGTGGACATCGTGGATCCGACCTACCACGGGATCATGTTCCAGACCCAGTACCTGGGCGGGAAGCCGGTGAACCCGATCAAGGACACGGTCCTCACCGACATCTCGATCACGGGTGCGCGCAAGAGCGGCGACGCCTACGACGCGAAGTCCGGGTTCGGACTGTGGGCCAACGAGATGCCGGAACCGGAGCAGGGCCCGGCGGTCGGTGAGGTCACCTTCAACGGCCTGCGCTTCAACGGCAACGCCGTGGACATCCGCAACACCACCTCCACCTTCAGGATCAACATCAATCCCTGA
- a CDS encoding CARDB domain-containing protein, which translates to MRWRPLGRRSLTGAVTAALMTTGLIPLAVTSSARAATAPVDSDRAKAAAVVNLALGRPATAGGSNGPYTAGNVTDGTQTSYWEGPGGSFPQWVQVDLGATRTVDEVVLKLPATWESRNQTLSLQGSTDGSTFRTLAASTGRAFNPAQANTVPVGITSPAEARYVRVHITGNTGWNAAQLSELEVYGDDGGTTPPPTGTNLARNKPVEATSSVHNFVAANATDDSTSTYWESAGHPSDLTVKLGANADVDAVVVKLNPDQVWAARTQSIQVLGREHSASAFTSLRDRADYAFSPSRDNNSVTIPVTGRWSDLRLRFFSNTGAPGGQVAEFQVVGTAAPAPDLTVTGLDWTPATPSERDAVTVNATVRNAGTARSAATTVDVSLEGTVAGSGTVPALDPGASATVAVAAGTRPAGNYGVSAVVDPRNTVAELDDSNNSRTAANRLVVGQAPGPDLEVRGITTTPANPAVGSSVSFTVAVHNRGTTAAAAGSVTRLQVGSTTLNGTTGQVASGATANVAISGTWTATSGGATLTATADATGVVGETNENNNVLAKSLVVGRGAAVPYTELEAEDGRYEGTLLTADAKRTFGHTNFATESSGRKSVRLNSTGQFVEFTSTAPSNSIVVRNSVPDAAGGGGAQATISLYADGTFVQKLNLSSKHSWLYGTTDDPEGLTNTPGSDARRLFDESHALLSRSYPVGTKFRLQRDAGDTAAFYVIDLVDLEQVAPAATKPANCTSITEYGAVPGDGLDDTDAIQRAVTADQNGQISCVWIPAGQWRQEQKILTDDPLNRGQYNQVGIRDVTIRGAGMWHSQLYTLTPPHQAGGINHPHEGNFGFDIDHNTQISDIAIFGSGTIRGGDGNHEGGVGLNGRFGKGTKITNVWIEHANVGVWAGRDYSNIPELWGPGDELEFNGVRIRNTYADGINFANGTRNSTVYNSSFRNTGDDALAVWASKYVKDTSVDVGHDNHFRNNTIQLPWRANGIAVYGGYGNTIENNVIADTMNYPGIMLATDHDPLPFSGQTLIAGNALHRTGGAFWNEDQEFGAITLFAQGQDIPGVTIRDTEIFDSTYDGIQFKTGGGAMPGVKITDVRIDGSNNGSGILAMSGARGSATLTNVTITNSAEGSVLIEPGSQFTITGTPNGASAARMNR; encoded by the coding sequence ATGAGATGGAGACCCCTCGGCCGCCGGTCACTGACCGGCGCCGTCACAGCCGCGCTCATGACGACCGGGCTGATACCGCTCGCCGTCACGTCGAGCGCCCGGGCCGCCACCGCCCCGGTCGACAGCGACCGCGCGAAGGCGGCGGCCGTCGTCAACCTCGCGCTCGGACGTCCGGCCACCGCGGGCGGCTCGAACGGCCCGTACACCGCCGGGAACGTCACCGACGGCACCCAGACCTCCTACTGGGAGGGGCCGGGCGGCTCCTTCCCGCAGTGGGTCCAGGTCGACCTCGGCGCGACCCGGACCGTCGACGAGGTGGTGCTCAAACTGCCCGCCACCTGGGAGAGCCGCAACCAGACACTGTCCCTGCAGGGCAGCACCGACGGCTCCACGTTCCGTACGCTCGCGGCCTCCACCGGCCGGGCGTTCAACCCGGCACAGGCCAACACCGTCCCGGTCGGCATCACTTCCCCGGCCGAAGCGCGGTACGTCCGCGTGCACATCACCGGGAACACCGGCTGGAACGCCGCTCAGCTCTCCGAGCTGGAGGTGTACGGCGACGACGGCGGCACCACTCCCCCTCCGACCGGCACCAACCTGGCCCGCAACAAGCCCGTCGAGGCCACCTCCTCGGTCCACAACTTCGTCGCCGCGAACGCCACCGACGACTCCACCTCCACCTACTGGGAATCGGCCGGCCATCCCTCCGACCTCACCGTCAAGCTCGGGGCCAACGCCGACGTCGACGCCGTGGTGGTCAAGCTCAACCCGGACCAGGTGTGGGCGGCCAGGACCCAGAGCATCCAGGTGCTGGGCCGTGAGCACTCCGCGAGCGCCTTCACCTCGCTGCGCGACCGCGCCGACTACGCCTTCAGTCCCTCCCGGGACAACAACTCGGTGACCATTCCGGTCACCGGCCGCTGGTCCGACCTGCGGCTCCGCTTCTTCTCCAACACCGGGGCGCCGGGCGGCCAGGTCGCCGAGTTCCAGGTCGTCGGGACCGCCGCACCCGCACCCGACCTGACCGTCACCGGCCTGGACTGGACACCTGCCACCCCGTCCGAGCGGGACGCGGTGACCGTGAACGCCACGGTCCGCAACGCGGGCACGGCACGCTCGGCCGCCACGACCGTCGACGTCAGCCTGGAGGGAACGGTCGCCGGCAGCGGGACCGTACCCGCGCTCGACCCCGGCGCGTCCGCCACCGTGGCCGTCGCCGCCGGCACCCGTCCGGCGGGCAACTACGGCGTCTCGGCCGTGGTCGACCCGCGCAACACGGTCGCCGAACTCGACGACTCCAACAACAGCCGCACCGCCGCGAACCGGCTGGTCGTCGGCCAGGCACCCGGCCCCGACCTCGAAGTACGCGGAATCACCACCACCCCGGCCAACCCGGCCGTCGGCTCGTCCGTCTCCTTCACCGTCGCCGTGCACAACCGCGGCACCACCGCGGCGGCGGCCGGCTCCGTGACCAGGCTCCAGGTCGGCTCCACCACGCTCAACGGTACGACCGGCCAGGTGGCGTCCGGAGCCACGGCGAACGTGGCGATCAGCGGAACGTGGACGGCGACCAGCGGTGGGGCCACCCTCACGGCCACCGCCGACGCCACCGGGGTCGTCGGCGAGACCAACGAGAACAACAACGTGCTCGCCAAGTCACTCGTCGTCGGCCGTGGCGCCGCCGTCCCGTACACCGAACTGGAGGCGGAGGACGGCCGCTACGAGGGCACCCTGCTCACCGCCGACGCCAAGCGGACCTTCGGACACACCAACTTCGCCACCGAGTCCTCGGGCCGCAAGTCGGTCAGGCTCAACTCCACCGGCCAGTTCGTCGAGTTCACCTCGACGGCTCCCTCCAACTCGATCGTGGTGCGCAACTCCGTACCGGACGCCGCGGGCGGCGGCGGGGCACAGGCCACGATCAGCCTGTACGCCGACGGCACCTTCGTGCAGAAGCTCAACCTGTCGTCGAAGCACAGCTGGTTGTACGGGACCACCGACGACCCCGAGGGACTGACCAACACGCCCGGCAGCGACGCCCGTCGGCTGTTCGACGAGTCGCACGCGCTGCTGTCGCGGAGCTACCCGGTGGGCACCAAGTTCCGCCTCCAGCGGGACGCGGGCGACACGGCCGCGTTCTACGTCATCGACCTCGTCGACCTCGAACAGGTCGCACCCGCGGCCACCAAGCCCGCGAACTGCACCTCGATCACCGAGTACGGGGCCGTCCCGGGCGACGGGCTCGACGACACCGACGCCATCCAGCGGGCGGTCACCGCCGACCAGAACGGCCAGATCTCCTGCGTGTGGATCCCCGCCGGGCAGTGGCGCCAGGAACAGAAGATCCTCACCGACGACCCGCTGAACCGGGGCCAGTACAACCAGGTCGGCATCCGGGACGTCACCATCCGCGGCGCGGGCATGTGGCACTCCCAGCTCTACACGCTCACCCCGCCCCACCAGGCCGGTGGCATCAACCACCCGCACGAGGGCAACTTCGGCTTCGACATCGACCACAACACCCAGATCTCCGACATCGCCATCTTCGGCTCGGGCACCATCCGCGGCGGCGACGGCAATCACGAGGGCGGCGTGGGACTCAACGGCCGCTTCGGCAAGGGCACGAAGATCACCAACGTGTGGATCGAGCACGCCAACGTCGGCGTGTGGGCCGGCCGCGACTACTCCAACATCCCCGAACTCTGGGGCCCCGGTGACGAGTTGGAGTTCAACGGCGTACGCATCCGCAACACCTACGCCGACGGGATCAACTTCGCCAACGGCACCCGCAACTCCACCGTCTACAACTCGTCCTTCCGCAACACCGGCGACGACGCGCTCGCCGTGTGGGCCAGCAAGTACGTGAAGGACACCTCGGTGGACGTCGGCCACGACAACCACTTCCGCAACAACACGATCCAGCTGCCGTGGCGGGCCAACGGCATCGCGGTGTACGGCGGTTACGGCAACACCATCGAGAACAACGTCATCGCCGACACGATGAACTACCCCGGCATCATGCTCGCCACCGACCACGACCCGCTCCCGTTCTCCGGGCAGACCCTCATCGCGGGCAACGCCCTGCACCGCACGGGCGGCGCGTTCTGGAACGAGGACCAGGAGTTCGGTGCCATCACCCTCTTCGCACAGGGCCAGGACATCCCGGGCGTGACCATCCGTGACACCGAGATCTTCGACTCGACGTACGACGGCATCCAGTTCAAGACGGGTGGCGGCGCGATGCCGGGCGTGAAGATCACCGACGTCAGGATCGACGGCTCCAACAACGGGTCCGGCATCCTCGCGATGAGCGGGGCCCGAGGCAGCGCCACCCTCACGAACGTCACGATCACGAACTCGGCCGAAGGGAGCGTACTGATCGAGCCGGGCTCACAGTTCACCATCACCGGCACGCCCAACGGGGCGTCCGCCGCCCGCATGAACCGCTGA
- a CDS encoding LuxR C-terminal-related transcriptional regulator: MRVVIAEDLALLREGLIRILQANGFEVVDAVDNGPSLIRALMTQRPDVAVVDVRLPPTFTDEGLRAVIDVRKRIPGLPIVVFSQYVEQLYARELMSDRAGEVGYLLKDRVLDVGQFVANVRQVAAGSTVMDPDVVAALLTHRSADPLLLELTPREHEVLSLMAQGRSNAAIAGRMFVSEKTVSKHNYNILSKLGLEPSEDDNRRILAVLAYLEG, encoded by the coding sequence GTGCGCGTCGTCATAGCCGAGGACCTCGCCCTGCTCCGCGAGGGCCTGATCAGGATCCTCCAGGCCAACGGCTTCGAGGTCGTCGACGCCGTCGACAACGGCCCTTCCCTGATCAGGGCGCTGATGACCCAACGGCCCGACGTCGCGGTCGTCGACGTACGGCTGCCCCCGACCTTCACCGACGAGGGGCTGCGCGCCGTGATCGACGTACGCAAGCGGATCCCCGGCCTGCCCATTGTCGTGTTCTCGCAGTACGTCGAGCAGCTGTACGCAAGGGAGTTGATGTCGGACCGCGCCGGGGAGGTGGGCTATCTGCTGAAGGACCGGGTGCTCGACGTCGGCCAGTTCGTCGCCAACGTCCGGCAGGTCGCCGCCGGAAGTACGGTCATGGATCCCGACGTGGTCGCCGCCCTCCTCACCCACCGCTCGGCGGACCCCCTGCTGCTGGAGCTGACCCCGCGCGAGCACGAGGTGCTCTCGCTGATGGCCCAGGGCCGCTCCAACGCCGCCATCGCCGGCCGGATGTTCGTCAGCGAGAAGACCGTCAGCAAGCACAACTACAACATCCTCAGCAAACTCGGCCTCGAACCGTCCGAGGACGACAACCGCCGGATCCTGGCGGTCCTCGCCTACCTGGAAGGCTGA
- a CDS encoding LacI family DNA-binding transcriptional regulator, producing the protein MTRRLAQVAKKVGVSEATVSRVLNGKPGVSDATRQSVLTALDVLGYERPTQLRGERARLVGLVLPELQNPIFPLLAEVIGGALAQQGLTPVLCTQTKGGVSEADYVELLLQQHVSGVVFAGGLFAQADAPHDHYRQLAERRIPVVLINAPVEELDFPCVSCDDAVAVEQAWRHLTLLGHERIGVVLGPADHIPSRRKLAAAQAAAEAAGGPLPDECVERSMFSLEGGQAATTRLLARGVTGIICASDPLALGAIRAARRRGLAVPEQVSVVGFDDSAFMNCTEPPLTTVRQPIEAMGRAAVDLLCTQIQGGEVQPGELLFEPELVVRGSTTQAPRD; encoded by the coding sequence ATGACGCGACGACTTGCTCAGGTAGCCAAGAAGGTAGGGGTCAGCGAGGCCACGGTCAGCCGAGTCCTCAACGGCAAGCCCGGGGTCTCGGACGCCACCCGGCAATCCGTGCTCACCGCGCTGGACGTCCTCGGCTACGAGCGTCCCACTCAGCTGCGCGGCGAGCGCGCGCGTCTGGTCGGCCTGGTCCTGCCCGAGCTGCAGAACCCGATCTTCCCGCTGCTCGCCGAGGTCATCGGCGGCGCGCTCGCCCAGCAGGGACTCACCCCGGTCCTGTGCACCCAGACCAAGGGCGGCGTCTCCGAGGCGGACTACGTCGAGCTGCTGCTCCAGCAGCACGTGTCCGGAGTGGTGTTCGCCGGCGGTCTGTTCGCCCAGGCCGACGCCCCGCACGACCACTACCGGCAGCTCGCCGAACGGCGCATCCCGGTCGTGCTGATCAACGCCCCGGTCGAGGAACTGGACTTCCCCTGCGTCTCCTGCGACGACGCCGTCGCGGTCGAGCAGGCGTGGCGCCACCTCACCCTGCTGGGGCACGAGCGCATCGGCGTGGTCCTCGGCCCGGCCGACCACATCCCCTCCCGGCGCAAGCTGGCCGCCGCGCAGGCCGCGGCCGAGGCGGCCGGCGGGCCCCTGCCCGACGAGTGCGTGGAGCGGTCGATGTTCTCCCTGGAGGGCGGCCAGGCGGCGACCACCCGCCTGCTGGCCCGGGGCGTCACCGGCATCATCTGCGCCAGCGACCCGCTCGCCCTCGGCGCCATCCGCGCGGCCCGCCGGCGCGGCCTCGCGGTGCCCGAGCAGGTCTCCGTCGTCGGCTTCGACGACTCCGCCTTCATGAACTGCACCGAACCCCCGCTGACCACCGTGCGCCAGCCCATCGAGGCCATGGGGCGGGCCGCCGTGGACCTGCTCTGCACCCAGATCCAGGGCGGTGAGGTCCAGCCCGGCGAGCTCCTGTTCGAGCCGGAGCTGGTGGTCCGCGGCTCGACGACACAGGCTCCTCGGGACTAG
- a CDS encoding sensor histidine kinase gives MPPAAHSLLSTVLVRWLADLHRQWAADRLGEPVARPYSPTPESGWAVRLWAMLRDPATWRDWAWLVANSISGWFTYGLSFLFFLCGFLYLSYPLLYALTPPQVFRTPLGNGFRLDSVQESFALVPLGPVFLLLWYATAERLANLNARVIRSLLAPTAQAQLRARVAQLAASRAETVDTQAGELRRIERDLHDGAQAWLVSLGMNLGLAEQLLPHDPQAVQQLLAEARESTAGALAELRDLVRSIHPPVLADRGLDGALQALALANPIPTTVVTRLPGRLPAPVESAAYFAVAEALTNAIKHARAQRIGITVEFTPHPGTTAGLLTMRVSDDGRGGADPDGGGTGLRGIARRLAAFDGTLIADSPPGGPTEIRMSLPCASS, from the coding sequence ATGCCTCCGGCGGCCCACTCCCTGCTGTCGACCGTCCTGGTGCGCTGGCTCGCCGACCTGCACCGCCAGTGGGCCGCCGACCGGCTCGGTGAACCGGTGGCCCGGCCCTACTCGCCGACGCCCGAAAGCGGTTGGGCGGTACGGCTGTGGGCGATGCTGCGCGACCCGGCGACCTGGCGGGACTGGGCCTGGCTGGTGGCCAACTCGATCAGCGGGTGGTTCACGTACGGGCTGTCGTTCCTGTTCTTCCTCTGCGGCTTCCTCTATCTGAGCTATCCGCTGCTGTACGCGCTGACCCCTCCCCAGGTCTTCCGTACGCCGCTGGGTAACGGATTCCGTCTGGACAGCGTCCAGGAGTCGTTCGCACTGGTTCCGCTCGGCCCGGTGTTCCTCCTGCTCTGGTACGCCACCGCCGAGCGGCTGGCGAACCTCAACGCCCGGGTGATCCGCTCCCTGCTGGCGCCCACCGCTCAGGCACAACTACGCGCCCGTGTCGCGCAGTTGGCCGCCTCGCGGGCCGAGACCGTCGACACCCAGGCGGGCGAACTGCGCCGGATCGAACGGGACTTGCATGACGGGGCACAGGCCTGGCTGGTGTCGCTGGGCATGAATCTGGGCCTGGCCGAACAGCTTTTGCCCCACGATCCGCAGGCCGTCCAGCAGTTGCTGGCCGAGGCCCGCGAATCGACCGCCGGCGCTCTGGCCGAGCTGCGTGACCTGGTACGCAGCATCCATCCGCCGGTGCTCGCGGACCGCGGCCTGGACGGAGCCCTGCAAGCCCTGGCCCTGGCCAACCCGATACCGACGACGGTGGTCACCCGCCTGCCCGGACGGCTGCCCGCGCCGGTCGAGTCCGCGGCCTACTTCGCTGTCGCCGAGGCACTGACGAACGCCATCAAGCACGCCAGGGCCCAACGCATTGGGATCACAGTGGAGTTCACGCCCCACCCGGGCACGACAGCCGGGTTGCTGACGATGCGGGTGTCCGACGACGGCCGCGGGGGTGCCGATCCCGACGGCGGCGGCACCGGCCTGCGGGGCATCGCGCGCCGCCTTGCCGCCTTCGACGGCACCCTGATCGCAGACAGTCCGCCCGGCGGACCCACCGAGATAAGGATGTCGCTGCCGTGCGCGTCGTCATAG